GCTTAAGAAAGAACAGGAAGCGCACGAAGGCACCAAGAATCAGCTCTCCGCCGCCAACACCGCCAAAGCCGAGGCGGAAAAGCGGGTCGCCGGTCTTCAGGATGACGTTGCCAAAGCCAAAGCGGAACGCGGGAGCGCGTTGCAAGAGTTGGCTGCGTGGAAGGCCTTGGGCATTCCGGTGGAGAAAATCAAGGAGACCATGGCGTCGCTCGAAACCTTTAAGACCCAAGTGGATTCATACATGGCCATCAGCAATCAGTTGGTGCTGGTGATCGCCAAGAAGGATGCGCAGATCGCCGACCTGATCCGCCCGACGGATGATGATCCGGAACGCGGCGTGCCGATGCTGGGCCCCATCAAGGGCAAGGTAATGCTCGTGGATCCGAAGTGGCAATTTGTTGTGCTGGATGTCGGCGCGAAAAACGGCGTTGTGCCCAACGGTGTGCTGCGCGTGGGCCGTGACGGCAAATTGATTTCCAAAGTCAAGATTCGTGACGTCAAAGAAGATACTTGCGTTGCCTACATCATGAAAGGGTGGAACCTCACCCCGGTGGTGGAAGGCGATGCGGTGGTGTATTAATGAATACCATGCGTCATTTAGTTCGGGGAGTGAGCTGGATGCTCCTGGCTATGGCAGCTCTGCTGGCAGCGGGGTGTGGCACGGTGGAAGGGGATGCCCATCGCAATACCGCCGAGCGGCCATGGAATAACCCGAAGAGTTGGGAAACCGGCCTACCAAGCACCATCAACGAAGGCCGTTGATAAGCAGTGGCTTAGGTACGGAATTTCCAACGCGTCGCGTTTTGGCTGATCACGCCAAGATGTGGTATGGGGTCGGTGCGTTCCGGGCATCTGCTTCATAATATTTTTACCATCATGCGCAAGCTGCATCATTTATTAGCCGCCTTCGTTGTTTTGTCGTTTCCAGTCAAAGCAGACAACTGGCCGCAATGGCGCGGCCCCAACTTTAACGGCTCAACCAGCGAAAAGGGACTGCCCGCGCAATGGAGTCAGACGGAAGGAGTCCGCTGGGCCACGGACATGCCGGGGCCTTCGGCAGCCACGCCGATCGTATGGGAGGACCGGGTTTTCACCACTGCCGCCATCAAAAGCACGCAAAAATTGGTTGGCTTGGCCTTGGACCGCAAGACGGGCAAAATCCTTTGGGAACGCGATGCCGGTCTTGGCTATGGCAAGGATGACCAAAGCACGTATGCCACCGCTTCACCGCTCACAGATGGCCGGTTGGTCTGGTTCTTCTTTGGATCAGGGGATCTGGCCGCATTTGATCTGGCGGGGAACCAGGTTTGGGCACGCAACCTTCAGAAGGACTACGGTGCCTTCGCGTTTCTATGGACTTTTTCTTCCTCCCCGTTACTTTACAACGGAAAATTGTATGTGCAGGTGTTACAGCGGGATGTACCGGTGAATGGGCGCGGACGCACCGATGGCCAGAATGATTCGTATCTGCTCGCGCTCGATCCCCAGACCGGTAAGGAACTGTGGCGAGTGGTGCGCCCCACCGAAGCAGTGGGCGAATCTCGCGAGGCATTCAGTACGCCCATCCCCTGCCTGTTCCAAGGGCGCGCGGAA
The sequence above is a segment of the Verrucomicrobiota bacterium genome. Coding sequences within it:
- a CDS encoding PQQ-binding-like beta-propeller repeat protein, which produces MRKLHHLLAAFVVLSFPVKADNWPQWRGPNFNGSTSEKGLPAQWSQTEGVRWATDMPGPSAATPIVWEDRVFTTAAIKSTQKLVGLALDRKTGKILWERDAGLGYGKDDQSTYATASPLTDGRLVWFFFGSGDLAAFDLAGNQVWARNLQKDYGAFAFLWTFSSSPLLYNGKLYVQVLQRDVPVNGRGRTDGQNDSYLLALDPQTGKELWRVVRPTEAVGESREAFSTPIPCLFQGRAEILILGGDLLSGHHPDTGKELWRWGTWNPTHIQSWRLVPSPVIGGGVALACAPKDGPICAVKLGGNGVMPDASIAWKVDDRELTTDVATPLLYEGKFYVANTKKRLLFCVEPATGKVLWRGALEGKTVFDASPTGADGKIYLMNHNGDVSVVKADPAEFKLLASIPMDDSPMDRSKKNRASVAAAQGSLFIRTLAKLYCVGK